The genomic interval GGGAACTTGGCAAGGTAAAAAATCTGGTTTGGGTTGATTTACAGTCGCCTTCTGCCGAAGAAGAAGAATGGGTGGAAAACAAATGTGATATCAGTTTTCAAACACCACAGGAAATTGTAGAGATTGAAAGCAGTTCACGTTTTTTTGAGCAGAATGATACTATAAATGCAAACTCCAACTTTCTGAAAATTGATCAGAGTGGGTATGAAACTTATCCGGTTTCATTTATTCTTAATAAAAATGTCCTTTTTACTTACCGCCGTGGTGATTCCAAAACTTTTGCTGATGCAGTAAAAAAGATGAAAGTAAGTCCTGATACCTTTCACAATGGAGTCGACTTTATGCTTTTACTTCTGGAAACGCGGATTGAAGCAGATGCGGATTCACTGGAGGCAATTTCAAAGGATATTTCAGCTATCAGTAAGGACCTCAATCATGAGCAAAGGGCAAGGCAGGAAGTACTGATCCGTATCAGTGGTCTGCAGGAAATAACGATGATGCTGCGGGAAACAAGTATTGACAAACAACGTGTGCTCTCAGGCATTTTACGTAGCCAATACTTTCCGGAAGACAGAAAAGAACATTTAAGAATTATTCTGAAAGACATTAGTTCACTGCTGGAATACACAACGTTTAACTTTGAGCGGCTCGAATATCTTCAGAACACTTTTATGGGTCTGATCAATCTGGAACAAAGCCAGGTAATTAAGATATTTACCGTAGTAACAATTATCTTCATGCCGCCAACGCTCATTGCAGGAATTTTTGGTATGAATTACAATCATATTCCCTCCACCGGTGAACCATGGGGATTCTGGGTTTCGCTTTTGCTCATGCTTTTGTCCTCACTGGTAGTACTTTGGTTTTTCAGGAGGAAGCGCTGGATTTAAAAGTTTAAATAAAGATTTTTAACGCAATAGACGCTAAGGATTTCGCAATGGGCGCAAAACCCTTAATGGTGAACAATCCGTAACAAAAATTGCCTTTTTGAATTACGTTGGGCTAAATTAGATTACTATTATTTCAGTTATACATGAATACGATTATTCCGGATCAACAAGCTATACAATTTGACATTGCACGTACCGAAGAAGATTTACACCAGATTCTCAGTCTTCAAAAATTGAATTTAAAGAATGAAATTTCTGATGAAACTAAAAAAGAACAGGGCTTTCTGACGGTCAATCACAAGATTGAAGAATTAATACTAATGCAGCAAAGTACGCCTCAGATCGTTGCCAGAGCAAATGGCCGGATCGTTGCATTTGCATTGGGCATGCTTCCGGAATTGGGAAAACTAATTTCTGATCTGCAACCGATGTTTACCTTACTGGAAGGATTAAACTGGCATTCTGTAAAGCTGCCAGCTTACCGGTATTACATTATGGGGCAGGTTTGTGTTGATGTCAATTTTCGCGGACAAGGCGTTTTTGATCAGCTGTATCAGAAGCATAAAGAAGTTTACAGTACTGAATATGACCTGTGTATCACAGAAATTTCAACATCAAATACAAGATCCCAGCGTGCTCACGAACGTGTTGGTTTTGAAACAATACATACCCATCTGGATCATGTAGACGAATGGAATGTAGTTGTCTGGGAATTTTAAGATCAAAAAACTAAAAAGTACCTCTTATCCTTTTAACAAGATTCTTTAAGCGTATTGGCAATGGAATATCCAGTTCGCTTAAAGGGCCATCATAAACTTTTCCTTTTTTCAGGTAATATCTGGAAAAGGTACCTGAGGTCAAACCCCATTTGTTGATAAATGTATAGTAACCATTATTTTTTTTAACCCGTTTCACCGATGTTGAACCGAAATGATACACACGGCTTTCACTGACACCCTTAAAAATCCGGATTCCCATTTTCCATAATTTCATGGAAAAATCCGGGTCTGAATACATTCCCGGTGAAAATTCAATACTATAACCACCTATTGTATCCCAAACATCTTTATGCACTACATTAGGCGGCCAGGTTGCTCCCTGCCAATCCTGCATCGGCAATTTATTAAATTCTTTAAGCAACCTGTCTTCCTGAAACGAAGAAGTATCACATCCGAAATCTCCTTTGATCGAGCAGCTGCTTTGCGGAAAAGCTTCAATGGCGGTTCCGGAAATAAAAAACTGATTGTGACCTATATTTTTTATTTCCTCATATATATTTTTATCCCAGTCCGGGCATACATACATATCATCATTTAAATACAAAATGTAATCAGTAACTGCCAGTGTAGCAGACGTGTTCAGTGCATAACATACCCCGATATTCTGCTTACTTGAAGAGTAATCAATGTCTTCCTGTTCCTTCACCCATTCCAGTGTGCCATCAATGCCTTCGTTTACATGTACAATGATCTGGTGTTTGAAACTCGAATTTTTCCTGATACTTGAAATACATAGTTTAAGGTACGCCAGATTATTCCACGAAGGAATCAGTATTGAAAACAGATAGTCATTTTTTTTACGTGACCTGGTTACTTTTTCTTCAATCATCAGCGGGTTACCTTTAATCAGTATGTAATAACAGAATTTTACAGCTATCTGCGATTTCCATATTAAAACATTATTCTATTTTAAAAAACATTTTCATGCAAAATAACCACCTGCGTAATTCTTTACGTTTTTTATAGGCCGTGATTTCTTTCCTATACCTGAAAAAAATTATCATTCTCGTAAAGTTATGACGCAAAGAAAAATTCTGATAGCTTTTGTGTAATGAATAAAAAACTTTTTTTATCTCCGGCAAACTGTCCGGACATTTTTCATACATCATTTTCATCCGCTCTCTGATTATTTCGTTGCGGCTCTCCTTTGTTATTTTTTTCTTCCGGGTTGCTTTGGTACCACCAGAATTAACACCTATTACATTTCCACCATGCTGCCGGTACAAAACCAAAACTTCATCAACAAATTTTATCGGGCTAAAAAGCGTAGATACAAACCCAATCCAATAGTCGTGCGTAACAATCACGGGCAATGGCAAACTCTGTTCTATCACTTCTCTTTTTACGAGCATCGCATGCCCCGAAGCCGTGCCTCCAACCACATAATTTAATGGCGTCCAGAAATCCAGTAAATTTTTAAGATCCGTCAGTTTTATTCCCAAACTTTCCCCATCTGCACCTATCAGCTCTGAATTACAATAGACCATTGCATGTTCACCTTTTTCTTTCATGAGGATACTTATTTTTTCCGGAAGCCATATATCATCCTGATCGCTCAATGCGATATAGTCTCCCTTACAAAGCAACAGGCCCTTTTGAAAATTTTTAATATAGCCCAAATTTTTCTCCGCCTTATAAACACAGATATTTGGGTAGGATGCAGCATACCGTTCCAGTATTGCAATTGTACCGTCATTTGATGCGTCGTCTACAATGACAATTTCCAGATTCGGATATGTCTGATTAACAATACTGTCTAGTTGTTCACGCAGAAACCGCTCTCCGTTGTATGTTGCCACAACGATTGATACAAGCTGCAATTGTAAGGATTCTTTAGCCTGGACAATCATTTTAAAGATTAGAATTAAATTATAATATTATTTATTATACGTAAGAATTTTTCTAAACAAGATTGATTTCTATTTGAGATTGTAGTTCAAAGCATGTAGATTTGTTATCCTTCAAACCTGAACTTTCTGATAGGGACGGTTGTAAAATTACTAAATCTGATCCAAGTAAATAATTAAATTAGTATGTCACAAGAGCTTACCAATCAAGGGAACCTGCCGCAGGATCGCCTGCCGGAACCTTTGTTGATAGAAGACCCATTGCGCTTCGTTTTATTTCCGATCAAACATGGAGATATATGGGAAATGTACAAACGTCATGAGGCCTCATTCTGGACTGCCGAAGAAATAGATCTGTCTCAGGATCAAAAGGATTGGGACAATCTAAATGATGGCGAACGTCATTTTATATCACATGTCCTGGCTTTTTCGCTGCTTCTGACGGAATTGTAAATGAAAATCTTGCTGTTAATTTTCTGAGTGAAGTACAGTATGCCGAAGCAAAATGTTTCTATGGTTTCCAGATAGCTATGGAAAATATCCATTCCGAAACTTATTCTCTGCTGATTGACACATACATTAAAGATCCTAATGAAAAAGATCATTTGCTACGTGCTATTGATACGATTCCATGTGTGCAGAAAAAAGCTGAATGGGCTTTAAAATGGATTAACAGCCCGGTTTTTGCTGAACGTATCATTGCATTTGCTGCGGTAGAAGGAATTTTCTTTTCAGGTTCTTTCTGCTCTATTTTCTGGCTGAAAAAACGTGGATTAATGCCGGGACTTTCTTTCTCTAACGAGCTGATTTCCCGCGATGAAGGTTTGCATTGTGAATTTGCGTGCCTGCTTTATACACGTCATATTGTTAATCAGCTTCCTCAGGAACGTGTGATTGAAATTATGCTGGATGCGGTAGCAATTGAAAAAGAATTTGTTACAGATTCTCTGCCGGTTTCACTGATCGGGATGAATGCTGAGCTTATGAACCAATACATTGAATACATTGCCGATTTCTGGCTTGAAAGACTGGGCTGCCCAAAACAATTCGGTTCTGCCAATCCTTTTGATTTTATGGAATTAATATCACTTCCGGGTAAAACCAACTTCTTCGAAAAACGTGTTGGGGAATATCAGAAAGCCGGTGTAATGAGTGGACTGAACGATAAAGATTCAGGACATAAAATTTCCTTTGACTCTGATTTTTAATGACTTTTAGCGATTAGCAAAATGCTAATCGCTAATTTCTTCAATTGCCTTCCAGATCAGCTCGCTTTCATAGCCTTTTCCCATAGCATATCTTGCCAGTTTTTGTTTGAGTTTAAATTTATCGGTTTCTGTCCGGTCAAGTAATGTTTTCTTTTTGGTTAAAAGCTCCTTCAATCCTTCCTTGTAGGCTTGATCCCCTATTTCTTTCATTCCCTTTTCTATGCTGTATTCGCTCAACCCACGGCGGTGCAGCTCCTGTTTAATTTTCATCCGGCCCCAGTTTTTCATTCTGAACTTTCCACCGGCATAAGTTTTCGCAAATCTTTCTTCGCTCAGGTAGTTTAAAGAGATCAATTCGGCAATAATTTCATCTGCTTCTTCTCCCCAAACATCCCATTTTTTTAACCGAAGCCTTACCTCGTCCTGGGTACGCTCCTGATAAGCACAATAAGAAGCTGCTTTTTGAAGAATAAGACGGTCCATCAGAGTTTGATATTAAATATTGTTAACATGATGCAAGATTAAAGAAAATATCAATGATGAATAACTATTTTTGACGGAACATAATATCCTAATCCGAGATCTGAAAGCAAATGATTTTTAAAAGACGTTCATTTTTGAAGTTGCTGCCTGTTTTGTCTGGTGTTCCATATCTGGCCAGTTCAGAAATAGTTAATCCGGCTGCAAAAATTTCAATGCGGTTTATTGTTGCTTCTGACGGCCATTACGGCCAGCCTGATACAGATTATAAAACTTTTCATTCTGATCTGATCGGCTGGGTCAACAGGGAAAAGCTGCAAAAAGGAGTGGATTTTGTTTTTTTTAACGGAGATATGATTCACGACGATCCTACATTGTATTACGACCTTAAAACGATGCTTGCCAATTTACACGTTCCTTACTTTGTAAGCAGGGGAAACCATGATAAAGTTGGTTTGGATGTGTGGCAAAGTACATGGGGATATGGCACCAATCATAGCTTTGCAAAAGGCGAATATGCATTTGTGGTAGGAGATACTTCCAATGAAAAAGGAGAATACCTTTGTCCGGATATTAACTGGATGCGTAATGAAATAGCAAAGTATAGCGATAAAAAAGGCATTTTTGTTTTCCTGCACATTACGCCGGCAAAATGGACACCAAATGGTGTTGACTGTAAGGAAGTTGTCGAATTATTTGAAAACACGCCTAATGTAAAAGCTATTTTTAACGGACACGATCATGATCAGGATAGTAAAAAACAGAATGGCAAAAAACCATATTTCTTCGACGGGCACTTTGGCGGAAACTGGGGCACTTCATACAAAGGTTACCGCATCGTTGAAATTTATGAAGACCATACCTGGCAGACTTATCAATACAACCCAACGGCTGCACCGGTATTAAATTCATTTACAGGGAAATAAAAACCCTGGGCCGGAACCCAGGGCGAATTATTCTTCAAAAATATCTTTAACTCCAATTTTAAAACCTTTTCTTACTTCTGCTTTCAATATTCCTTCCCGGAGTTTTTGCGCTAACTGAAACTGCTTTTGATCTAGCAAATACTGTTCAACTGAGAGATTTTCAGGATCAACAATCCAATATTCCTTTATACCGTGAAGAGCGTAATCTGTCATTTTGATGCCATAATCACGATCTTTTGTGCTTTCAGAAAGAATCTCTATAATGAAATCAGGAGGTGGAAATGCAGACTGGGTTTTACCGAAATTTTCAGCCTGGCCTTTCAGCCAAAAACAGATATCAGGTTCATAATCATTTCGGGTTAACCGGATCATTACTTTTTCGATTCCCACTTTTCCCAGATTATTTTCCTTTACAAATGGTAGTAACCGGGTTAGAATATTAGAAGATGCCATCCAGTGTCTGCCATATATGGGTGAGTGGTATATGATTTCACCTAATATAAATTCAGCTTTCCGATTCTCATCGACCTCTGCCCAAAAAGTATGGCGCCGGATTTGTTCTTCACGCCAAATACCTTCAAGCTCGTCCAGCAAGCTTCTAAGGTCAGGGATCTTTAACAATTCGTCTCTTACATTCATACTTTCATTTAATGGCTTCATAATATGTCGAACCGGAAAACATTAAATCTAAGTTACACAATCCAAAAGGATCCGACAAACCTGCTTTTGAAATCATACGTCAAGCGTCCGCCCTAAACTACCTTGATCAAGTGATTTTTCTTTCCTTTTGAAATCAGTAAAAAACTCTCCTGAAGTAAAGTAAAATCCGATCTTGACTGATCCGCCGAAGTTACCTTTACTTTATTAACACTTACGGCATTTTGCTGAATTGCCCGGCGTGCTTCACCTTTTGATGCGTATACTTCCGATTTGGTTACAGTCGAAATCAGATCTGTTACATTCAGGCACTCATTCCATTCTTCTCTGGTAATTTCAGTTTGGGGAACGCCATCAAAAATTGTATCGAACTCGTCGAGTTCAATGCTTTGTAAAGTTTCAAGTGTCGCTTTTCCAAACAAAACTTCCGAAGCTTTCAGAACCAGTTCATATGCTTTCTGAGAATGTATCCTGATTGTCAGTTCTTCTGCCAATGCTTTTTGCAATACACGCAAATGTGGTGCTTCTGCATGCCGGCTTTCAAGCGCTTCAATTTCTTCTTTATTTTTAAACGAAAATACCCTCAGGTAACGTGGAGAATCTTCATCGCTTTGGCTTAACCAAAACTGGTAAAATTCATATGGAGATGTTTTGGCAGCATCCAGCCAGATATTCCCGCCTTCACTTTTACCAAATTTTGATCCGTCTGATTTTGTTAGAAGTGGCGTTGTTAATGCATAAGCTTTGAAATAACCATCTTCATCCCCTTCTTTCCTGCGAATGATTTCAGTTCCGGTAGTAATATTACCCCACTGATCCGAACCACCCATCTGAAGACGGATATTCTTGTGTTTGTACAAATGGTAGAAATCGTATCCCTGCAAAAGCTGGTACGAAAATTCGGTAAAAGAAATGCCGGTTTCCAGTCGCTTTTTTACTGAATCTTTCGACATCATATAATTGACACTCAGAAATTTACCTGCTTCGCGTAAAAATTGCAAAAACCCCATTTCCTTGAACCAGTCGTAATTATTGACCATTTCGGCAGAATTGGCACCACAATCAAAATCAAGGAACTGTTCCAATTGTTTACGAATCCCTTCCTGATTGAACCTTAATGTATCTTCATCCAGAAAAGAACGTTCCGATGCTTTAAAAGAAGGATCGCCAATCATACCAGTAGCACCGCCAACCAATGCAAACGGTTTATGGCCTGCACGTTGAAAATGAACCAGAAGCATAATTGTAGCCAGATTGCCAATATGCAGTGATGAAGCAGTAGGATCAAAACCGATGTATCCGGAAGTCATTTCTTTTCTCAGCTGATCATCTGTTCCCGGCATCATATCGTGCAGCATTCCCCGCCAGCGCAATTCCTCTATAAAATCAATCGTCATTTGTATGTTATTTCTTATTTCAAATCAAACCGCAAAGGTAAAGGTTATAGTTTTTAAAAGACGCAAAGAGAATAATATTTGGTCATGAAAGTTATTCACTTCAAAGTGCCTATTTTAGCATCTTTAAAAGAAATAAATGTAACTATACACGATTCAAGTCATGCCAAGACTCACTTATACCACTATATTATTTTTAGTACTGCTTATTTTAAGCTCTATAAACGGATACGCTCAAAGCCAGGCAACTTTTTGTAATCCAATGGATATTGATTACAAATACAACTTTGAACAACTGAATGAAAATATCTCATACCGTTCTGGCGCTGACCCGGTTATCATTAACCATAAAAACGAATATTATCTTTTCGTAACAATTTCCGGCGGTTACTGGCATTCCAAAGATATGATCCACTGGAAATATTTAACAGCAAACCGCTGGCCATTTGAAGATATGTGCGCGCCGGCCGCCGTTTCCGTCAATGATACTTTATTTTTATTTCAATCTACTTTTGAGCAGCGCCCCATTTTGTATTCCGTAGCACCTGAAAAAGGAATCTGGGAATTTTATAACAGATGGACACCACGTTTACCCAAAGATATTGGCCCCTGGGATCCTGCTCTTTTTCATGACCCGGATACAAACAAATGGTTTATGTACTGGGGTTCGTCCAATGTCTATCCCATTTTCGGAGCAGAACTGGATCATTCTAAAAAACTTGCTTTTAAGGGACAATACAAAGCAATGCTCTGGCTGAATCAGTATGAACACGGCTGGGAACGTTTTGGCCCAAATCACTCTGACCCTTTCAAACCATTTACAGAAGGTGCCTGGATGACCAAAAATAACGGCAAGTATTATCTCCAGTATGGTGCGCCAGGAACGGAATACAATGTTTATGCAAACGGAACGTATGTGGCAGATGATCCGCTTGGCCCATTTACTTATGCACCTTACAATCCGGTATCATACAAGCCCGGCGGATTCGCAACCGGGGCAGGTCACGGTAATACATTTCAGGATAATTATGGCAATTACTGGAATACAGGTACTTCGTGGATAGGACTGAACTGGGCTATGGAACGAAGAATAGTCATGCATCCGGCGGGATTTGATAAAGACGGACACATGTTTGCAAATACGCGTTTTGGAGATTTCCCCTATAAAATGACTACTAAAAAATGGGATGGAAAAGGTGATGATCTTTTTGCGGGATGGATGTTATTGTCTTACAAAAAACCTGCTACTGCTTCTTCCACTATGGACACGATGTCAGTTAACAAGATAACAGATGAAAATCCAAGAACTTTCTGGGCAGCTAAACAAAACAAACCTGGTGAAACCCTGACGATAGACCTGCAAAATGAACAGGATATTAAGGCTATACAGGTTAATTATACCGATTATAAAACAAACATTTTCGCTAATGATCCTGAAAAGGTTTATACACAATTTAAAATTCTTACTTCAAAAGATGGCAAAAAGTGGGAGTTGGTAAGTGATCTGACGAAAGAGCCAAAACGTGACCGCCCCTGTGCTTACATCGAATTGCCACAGCCGGTACGGGCGCGTTATGTGCGTTATGAACACGTTTATGTAGCCGCCCCAAATCTGGCAGTCAGTGAGTTCCGGATTTTTGGGAACGGATCAGGAAAAGTACCTGAAGTTCCGAAAAAATTCACTGCCAAACGCCAAAAGGATACACGAAATGCAGATTTGAGCTGGGAAAAAATTCCTGGTGTAGTCGGCTACAACGTACTTTGGGGAATTGCACCGGATAAATTATATCAAACCTATCAGTTCTGGAACGATGAGCCCAATGCATTCGAACTCAGGGCATTGAATGTAGGTGTACC from Dyadobacter sp. NIV53 carries:
- the corA gene encoding magnesium/cobalt transporter CorA, which translates into the protein MVRIFYKEGRLIKRENDIRELGKVKNLVWVDLQSPSAEEEEWVENKCDISFQTPQEIVEIESSSRFFEQNDTINANSNFLKIDQSGYETYPVSFILNKNVLFTYRRGDSKTFADAVKKMKVSPDTFHNGVDFMLLLLETRIEADADSLEAISKDISAISKDLNHEQRARQEVLIRISGLQEITMMLRETSIDKQRVLSGILRSQYFPEDRKEHLRIILKDISSLLEYTTFNFERLEYLQNTFMGLINLEQSQVIKIFTVVTIIFMPPTLIAGIFGMNYNHIPSTGEPWGFWVSLLLMLLSSLVVLWFFRRKRWI
- a CDS encoding GNAT family N-acetyltransferase, whose translation is MNTIIPDQQAIQFDIARTEEDLHQILSLQKLNLKNEISDETKKEQGFLTVNHKIEELILMQQSTPQIVARANGRIVAFALGMLPELGKLISDLQPMFTLLEGLNWHSVKLPAYRYYIMGQVCVDVNFRGQGVFDQLYQKHKEVYSTEYDLCITEISTSNTRSQRAHERVGFETIHTHLDHVDEWNVVVWEF
- a CDS encoding glycosyltransferase family 2 protein translates to MIEEKVTRSRKKNDYLFSILIPSWNNLAYLKLCISSIRKNSSFKHQIIVHVNEGIDGTLEWVKEQEDIDYSSSKQNIGVCYALNTSATLAVTDYILYLNDDMYVCPDWDKNIYEEIKNIGHNQFFISGTAIEAFPQSSCSIKGDFGCDTSSFQEDRLLKEFNKLPMQDWQGATWPPNVVHKDVWDTIGGYSIEFSPGMYSDPDFSMKLWKMGIRIFKGVSESRVYHFGSTSVKRVKKNNGYYTFINKWGLTSGTFSRYYLKKGKVYDGPLSELDIPLPIRLKNLVKRIRGTF
- a CDS encoding glycosyltransferase family 2 protein — its product is MIVQAKESLQLQLVSIVVATYNGERFLREQLDSIVNQTYPNLEIVIVDDASNDGTIAILERYAASYPNICVYKAEKNLGYIKNFQKGLLLCKGDYIALSDQDDIWLPEKISILMKEKGEHAMVYCNSELIGADGESLGIKLTDLKNLLDFWTPLNYVVGGTASGHAMLVKREVIEQSLPLPVIVTHDYWIGFVSTLFSPIKFVDEVLVLYRQHGGNVIGVNSGGTKATRKKKITKESRNEIIRERMKMMYEKCPDSLPEIKKVFYSLHKSYQNFSLRHNFTRMIIFFRYRKEITAYKKRKELRRWLFCMKMFFKIE
- a CDS encoding regulatory protein RecX translates to MDRLILQKAASYCAYQERTQDEVRLRLKKWDVWGEEADEIIAELISLNYLSEERFAKTYAGGKFRMKNWGRMKIKQELHRRGLSEYSIEKGMKEIGDQAYKEGLKELLTKKKTLLDRTETDKFKLKQKLARYAMGKGYESELIWKAIEEISD
- a CDS encoding metallophosphoesterase, producing the protein MIFKRRSFLKLLPVLSGVPYLASSEIVNPAAKISMRFIVASDGHYGQPDTDYKTFHSDLIGWVNREKLQKGVDFVFFNGDMIHDDPTLYYDLKTMLANLHVPYFVSRGNHDKVGLDVWQSTWGYGTNHSFAKGEYAFVVGDTSNEKGEYLCPDINWMRNEIAKYSDKKGIFVFLHITPAKWTPNGVDCKEVVELFENTPNVKAIFNGHDHDQDSKKQNGKKPYFFDGHFGGNWGTSYKGYRIVEIYEDHTWQTYQYNPTAAPVLNSFTGK
- a CDS encoding Uma2 family endonuclease; this encodes MKPLNESMNVRDELLKIPDLRSLLDELEGIWREEQIRRHTFWAEVDENRKAEFILGEIIYHSPIYGRHWMASSNILTRLLPFVKENNLGKVGIEKVMIRLTRNDYEPDICFWLKGQAENFGKTQSAFPPPDFIIEILSESTKDRDYGIKMTDYALHGIKEYWIVDPENLSVEQYLLDQKQFQLAQKLREGILKAEVRKGFKIGVKDIFEE
- the tyrS gene encoding tyrosine--tRNA ligase, producing MDFIEELRWRGMLHDMMPGTDDQLRKEMTSGYIGFDPTASSLHIGNLATIMLLVHFQRAGHKPFALVGGATGMIGDPSFKASERSFLDEDTLRFNQEGIRKQLEQFLDFDCGANSAEMVNNYDWFKEMGFLQFLREAGKFLSVNYMMSKDSVKKRLETGISFTEFSYQLLQGYDFYHLYKHKNIRLQMGGSDQWGNITTGTEIIRRKEGDEDGYFKAYALTTPLLTKSDGSKFGKSEGGNIWLDAAKTSPYEFYQFWLSQSDEDSPRYLRVFSFKNKEEIEALESRHAEAPHLRVLQKALAEELTIRIHSQKAYELVLKASEVLFGKATLETLQSIELDEFDTIFDGVPQTEITREEWNECLNVTDLISTVTKSEVYASKGEARRAIQQNAVSVNKVKVTSADQSRSDFTLLQESFLLISKGKKNHLIKVV
- a CDS encoding family 43 glycosylhydrolase, producing MPRLTYTTILFLVLLILSSINGYAQSQATFCNPMDIDYKYNFEQLNENISYRSGADPVIINHKNEYYLFVTISGGYWHSKDMIHWKYLTANRWPFEDMCAPAAVSVNDTLFLFQSTFEQRPILYSVAPEKGIWEFYNRWTPRLPKDIGPWDPALFHDPDTNKWFMYWGSSNVYPIFGAELDHSKKLAFKGQYKAMLWLNQYEHGWERFGPNHSDPFKPFTEGAWMTKNNGKYYLQYGAPGTEYNVYANGTYVADDPLGPFTYAPYNPVSYKPGGFATGAGHGNTFQDNYGNYWNTGTSWIGLNWAMERRIVMHPAGFDKDGHMFANTRFGDFPYKMTTKKWDGKGDDLFAGWMLLSYKKPATASSTMDTMSVNKITDENPRTFWAAKQNKPGETLTIDLQNEQDIKAIQVNYTDYKTNIFANDPEKVYTQFKILTSKDGKKWELVSDLTKEPKRDRPCAYIELPQPVRARYVRYEHVYVAAPNLAVSEFRIFGNGSGKVPEVPKKFTAKRQKDTRNADLSWEKIPGVVGYNVLWGIAPDKLYQTYQFWNDEPNAFELRALNVGVPYYFAIEAFNENGVSEMSEVIMAK